One stretch of Candidatus Baltobacteraceae bacterium DNA includes these proteins:
- a CDS encoding DUF2723 domain-containing protein — protein MTRERVARAATVVCDVAAFAIPTAIYVASASHEPASWDTAEFQGVPYILGISHPTGFPFFVLLGYAWSHVVAVGSVAFRMNALSAVCLAVAAVMAYAVALRIGASRPVALLATLWYAFTQDVWSHANRAEAQDLAVTCEALAIYAFVRWLQENDGRWFAGAFALYGLGMAAHPNAIWLFPGFVVGALTAKCRPSLRLAAVSCALTVAGLAFYLYLPIRSAYIVAHGLDPTLALGSDGGIFWNYHNPSTPGGLLLDLTGSESNVPGAFLGSFNPIHIQDALWAFIQGLGQQYGAFIVVLTFGGLAVAWKRDWRTALFLCLACTVALLFSVTYSVEGDIGRYRLLALWLAVPLVAAIVPRDAQGWKATLARTVLIAFLAGGTYAAARAHPEYFDHHPGEGGRWVINVVAPLTSPGSIIMVDWLDATSLAYGAYVDRSLPGRIIVSGWDPAKIDQYKFWARTHQVYILVNPHDVDAIDGAKSVAKIDDYHALYQVTK, from the coding sequence GTGACGCGCGAGCGGGTTGCACGCGCGGCGACCGTCGTCTGCGACGTGGCCGCGTTTGCCATTCCAACGGCCATTTACGTCGCCAGCGCTTCGCACGAGCCCGCTTCGTGGGATACGGCCGAATTTCAGGGCGTGCCCTATATCCTCGGCATTTCGCATCCGACGGGATTTCCGTTCTTCGTGCTGCTCGGCTACGCTTGGTCGCACGTCGTCGCGGTCGGCTCCGTGGCGTTTCGTATGAATGCCTTGAGCGCGGTATGTCTTGCGGTTGCCGCCGTCATGGCGTACGCCGTAGCGCTGCGGATCGGCGCGAGCCGGCCGGTCGCGCTTCTCGCGACGCTCTGGTACGCATTCACGCAAGACGTCTGGTCCCACGCCAATCGCGCGGAAGCGCAGGATTTAGCGGTGACGTGCGAGGCGCTGGCGATTTACGCTTTCGTACGTTGGCTGCAGGAAAACGACGGCCGATGGTTCGCCGGCGCCTTTGCGCTCTACGGACTCGGCATGGCGGCGCACCCCAACGCTATTTGGCTTTTTCCCGGCTTCGTCGTCGGCGCGCTTACGGCGAAATGCCGCCCCTCGCTTCGCTTAGCGGCGGTTTCGTGCGCGCTCACCGTCGCCGGATTGGCGTTCTATCTGTATCTGCCGATACGCTCGGCGTACATCGTCGCGCACGGCCTCGATCCAACGCTCGCACTCGGAAGCGACGGCGGTATTTTTTGGAACTATCACAACCCGAGCACTCCGGGAGGTTTGCTGCTCGACCTCACCGGCAGCGAATCCAACGTTCCGGGCGCATTTCTCGGCTCGTTCAATCCCATTCACATCCAGGACGCACTCTGGGCGTTCATTCAAGGATTGGGACAGCAATACGGCGCGTTTATCGTCGTGCTGACGTTCGGCGGTTTGGCCGTCGCGTGGAAGCGCGATTGGCGAACGGCGCTCTTTCTCTGCCTTGCATGCACCGTCGCGCTGCTGTTCTCGGTAACGTATTCAGTGGAAGGCGACATCGGACGCTATCGGCTGTTGGCGTTGTGGCTCGCGGTGCCGCTGGTGGCTGCGATCGTCCCGCGCGACGCGCAAGGATGGAAGGCGACGCTCGCACGCACCGTCTTGATCGCGTTCTTGGCCGGCGGTACGTACGCAGCGGCGCGAGCGCATCCCGAATACTTCGACCACCATCCGGGCGAAGGCGGCCGCTGGGTCATCAACGTCGTCGCACCGCTGACGTCGCCGGGCAGCATCATCATGGTCGATTGGCTCGATGCGACTTCGCTTGCGTACGGCGCTTACGTCGATCGATCGCTTCCCGGGCGCATTATCGTATCGGGTTGGGATCCGGCAAAGATCGATCAGTACAAATTCTGGGCACGAACGCATCAGGTCTATATCCTCGTCAATCCGCACGACGTCGATGCCATCGACGGCGCAAAATCGGTCGCGAAGATCGACGATTACCACGCGCTCTATCAAGTCACGAAATAG
- a CDS encoding PDZ domain-containing protein has translation MNQGYYRYPTIAGDRIAFICEDDLWSAGLHGGAGIRLTASFGTCTYPRLSPDGMKIAFVSTDEGNPEIYVMPYEGGQPQRLTFLGSTQAAVTGWSADGSEIYFVANPVAWFEGETRLFAISHEGIGHPRELHLGHARAIAFANDAKVAIGRNAIDPARWKRYRGGTSGEIWIDSTGGGTFSRLPLPDGNPCWPMWLDDRIHFLADHEGIANIYSCAIDGSDLQRHTHEAEYYARFPSTDGRRVVYSAGGELACYDAQTGAVDRIEVETHSSAPQTVRRFENASESFEHFAPHPDGTRLAFVSRGQPFTMPLFEGAVIHHGPGGRARARLTEWLSDGKRFVCVTDVNGYEQIALHRADRSEEPKLVTSGDIGRITDLSCSPSADVVAFANHRHELCVLDLDDGKIRVLDTCPSHRIGDLAFSPDGRFIAYVWWPAHGTSIIRVAKVRSGKVHDVTPPLRTDQSPAWDPEGKYLYFISSRDFNPVYDALAFDLSFPQASRPFVVTLRNDVPSPFVPPPKPVHRDHDHDRADEKKNGKPADISIDFDGIGGRILGFPVEEGEYDQIVAVRDRALFTRFPVKGIKPVRREDREEDAHGTLLAFDFEQQRLATVAQECDDIRVGRDGRTLVYSSGERLRAIDALLDLPEEGDDQKPNTEPGRKTGWIDLDRASVEIVPRDEWSQMYREAWRLQTEQFWVEDMNDIDWDRVYDRYKAVLPRVRTRGELSDLIWEMQGELGTSHAYEYGGDYRVPPQYQRGFLGADVAWDESSGGYRIERIYRGDSWNRETDSPLAEPGNDVHEGDVIVAIGGKRLSRDVTPDQLLVNTSGGDVSITLRSRKNDERTVLVKALESEAALRYRAWVEAKRRYVHERTGERVGYLHVPDMGPWGFSEFHRGYLSEFDRKGLIVDVRYNRGGHVSPLLLEKLVRKRVGYDAPRYGAPIPYPPEAVGGPIVAVTNQFAGSDGDIFSHCFKLYKLGPLVGKRTWGGVIGIDPYHYLVDGTLTTQPEFSFWFVDVGWKVENYGTDPDYEVDIAPHDYRDDKDPQLDRALSLMEREIENYVEVRPDFTTRPSLALPTLA, from the coding sequence ATGAACCAGGGCTACTACCGCTATCCCACTATCGCCGGCGACCGCATCGCCTTCATCTGCGAAGACGACCTCTGGAGCGCCGGGCTGCACGGCGGTGCCGGTATTCGCCTTACCGCGAGCTTCGGAACCTGCACCTATCCGCGGCTGTCGCCCGACGGCATGAAAATCGCGTTCGTCTCGACCGACGAAGGCAATCCCGAGATCTACGTGATGCCGTACGAGGGCGGTCAGCCGCAGCGGCTGACGTTCTTGGGCTCGACACAAGCCGCGGTCACGGGATGGAGCGCCGACGGCAGCGAGATCTACTTCGTCGCCAATCCCGTCGCGTGGTTCGAAGGCGAAACGCGTTTGTTCGCGATCTCGCACGAGGGAATCGGACATCCGCGCGAACTGCACTTGGGACACGCGCGAGCGATTGCGTTCGCCAACGACGCCAAGGTCGCGATTGGACGGAACGCGATCGATCCCGCGCGCTGGAAGCGCTATCGCGGCGGCACCTCGGGCGAAATCTGGATCGACTCCACCGGCGGCGGAACGTTCTCGCGTTTGCCGCTGCCCGACGGAAATCCGTGCTGGCCGATGTGGTTGGACGATCGCATTCATTTTCTGGCCGATCACGAAGGCATTGCCAACATCTATTCGTGCGCGATCGACGGAAGCGACCTGCAGCGGCACACGCACGAAGCGGAATATTACGCGCGTTTTCCCTCGACCGACGGCCGCCGCGTCGTGTACTCCGCGGGCGGCGAGCTCGCGTGCTACGACGCGCAGACCGGTGCGGTCGATCGCATCGAAGTGGAAACGCATTCCTCCGCACCGCAAACGGTTCGCCGCTTCGAGAATGCGTCCGAATCGTTCGAACATTTTGCTCCGCATCCCGACGGGACGCGGCTGGCGTTCGTCTCGCGAGGGCAGCCGTTCACGATGCCGCTGTTCGAAGGCGCCGTGATCCATCACGGGCCCGGCGGCCGCGCGCGAGCGCGTCTGACCGAATGGCTCAGCGACGGCAAACGCTTCGTCTGCGTGACCGACGTCAACGGGTACGAGCAGATCGCACTGCATCGCGCCGACCGATCCGAAGAACCGAAACTCGTCACCAGCGGCGACATTGGCCGCATCACCGATTTGAGCTGCTCGCCGTCGGCCGACGTCGTCGCCTTCGCCAATCACCGGCACGAGTTGTGCGTGCTCGATCTAGACGACGGTAAGATTCGCGTGCTCGACACGTGCCCGTCGCATCGTATCGGCGATTTGGCGTTTTCCCCCGACGGCCGGTTCATCGCGTACGTGTGGTGGCCGGCTCACGGAACGTCGATCATTCGCGTGGCGAAGGTACGTTCGGGCAAGGTGCACGACGTCACCCCGCCGCTGCGAACCGATCAATCTCCAGCCTGGGATCCGGAAGGGAAGTATCTTTACTTCATCTCGTCGCGCGATTTCAATCCGGTCTACGACGCGCTCGCCTTCGACTTGAGTTTCCCGCAGGCGAGCCGGCCGTTCGTCGTCACCTTGCGCAACGACGTTCCGTCACCGTTCGTGCCGCCGCCCAAGCCCGTGCACCGCGATCACGACCACGATCGCGCCGACGAGAAGAAAAACGGGAAACCGGCCGATATCTCCATCGATTTCGACGGCATCGGCGGACGCATACTCGGTTTTCCGGTTGAAGAAGGCGAGTACGATCAAATCGTCGCGGTTCGCGATCGCGCGCTCTTTACGCGGTTTCCGGTGAAGGGCATCAAACCGGTGCGCCGCGAGGACCGCGAGGAAGACGCGCACGGCACGCTGTTGGCGTTCGACTTCGAACAGCAGCGTTTGGCGACCGTCGCCCAGGAATGCGACGACATTCGAGTCGGCCGGGACGGTCGCACCTTGGTGTATAGCTCGGGAGAGCGGCTGCGCGCGATCGACGCGCTGCTCGATCTTCCCGAAGAAGGCGACGATCAAAAGCCCAACACCGAGCCGGGCCGCAAGACCGGCTGGATCGATCTCGACCGCGCCAGCGTCGAAATCGTGCCGCGCGACGAATGGTCGCAGATGTATCGCGAAGCGTGGCGGTTGCAGACCGAACAGTTCTGGGTCGAAGACATGAACGACATCGACTGGGATCGCGTCTACGATCGTTACAAAGCGGTGCTGCCGCGGGTCCGTACCCGTGGCGAGCTCTCCGATCTCATTTGGGAGATGCAAGGCGAACTCGGCACCTCGCACGCGTACGAATACGGTGGAGACTATCGCGTGCCGCCGCAATACCAGCGCGGATTCCTCGGAGCGGACGTCGCGTGGGACGAAAGTTCGGGCGGCTATCGCATCGAGCGCATCTACCGCGGCGACTCTTGGAATCGCGAAACGGACTCCCCGCTTGCCGAGCCCGGCAACGACGTTCACGAAGGCGACGTCATCGTCGCGATCGGCGGCAAGCGCCTGTCGCGCGACGTAACCCCCGACCAACTGCTCGTCAACACGTCGGGCGGCGACGTTTCGATCACCCTGCGGTCGCGTAAGAACGACGAACGCACGGTGCTCGTCAAGGCGCTCGAAAGCGAAGCGGCGCTGCGGTATCGCGCGTGGGTCGAAGCAAAGCGGCGTTACGTGCACGAACGCACCGGCGAGCGCGTTGGCTACCTGCACGTTCCCGACATGGGACCGTGGGGCTTCTCCGAGTTTCATCGCGGCTACTTGAGCGAGTTCGACCGCAAAGGGCTCATCGTCGACGTGCGCTACAACCGTGGCGGTCACGTTTCTCCGCTGCTGCTCGAAAAGCTCGTGCGCAAGCGTGTGGGCTACGACGCACCGCGATACGGCGCCCCGATTCCGTATCCGCCCGAAGCCGTGGGCGGTCCGATCGTCGCGGTGACCAATCAATTTGCCGGATCCGACGGCGATATTTTCAGCCACTGCTTCAAGCTGTACAAACTCGGCCCGCTGGTCGGTAAGCGTACCTGGGGCGGCGTTATCGGCATCGACCCGTACCATTATCTCGTCGACGGCACGCTCACGACGCAGCCGGAGTTTTCGTTCTGGTTCGTCGACGTCGGCTGGAAGGTCGAAAACTACGGAACCGATCCCGATTACGAAGTCGACATTGCGCCGCACGACTATCGTGACGACAAAGACCCGCAGTTGGATCGCGCGCTGAGCCTCATGGAACGCGAGATCGAAAACTACGTCGAAGTGCGGCCCGACTTTACGACTCGTCCGTCCCTGGCACTCCCGACGTTAGCGTGA
- the aceA gene encoding isocitrate lyase translates to MSKNDRAETLRRSWATDGRWKGIERRYSAEDVVRVAGSVVVEHTLARLGAERLWQLLHDEQPTAALGTLTGNQAVQAARAGLNAIYCSGWQVAADANVAGQMYPDQSLYPVNSVPMLVERINNAFARLDQIESLEGRGGAHWYLPIVADAEAGFGGPLNVFELMKAMIKAGAAGVHFEDQLSSEKKCGHLGGKVLIPTQQAIRHLLAARLAADALDVPTLIVARTDADAATLITSDVDPADGQFLTGDRTAEGFYVTRKGIEPCIARGLAYAPYADLVWMETSEPSIEQARRFAEAIHAKYPGKLLAYNCSPSFNWKKKLDEQSIATFREQLGAMGYKFQFITLAGFHSLNYGFFSLAHDFKERGMAAYAEFQQAEFGGEALGYTATRHQREVGTGYFDEVATIVSEGRASTTAYKGSTEAEQFYENGSAKRAVVA, encoded by the coding sequence GTGAGTAAGAACGATCGCGCCGAGACGCTGCGCCGCTCGTGGGCGACTGACGGCCGGTGGAAGGGCATCGAGCGCCGGTACTCCGCCGAGGACGTCGTCCGCGTCGCAGGCAGCGTCGTCGTCGAGCATACGCTGGCGCGACTAGGCGCCGAACGCCTATGGCAGCTGCTCCACGATGAGCAGCCGACGGCCGCGCTGGGCACGCTCACCGGAAACCAGGCAGTCCAGGCCGCGCGCGCCGGGCTCAACGCAATTTACTGCAGCGGATGGCAGGTTGCCGCCGACGCCAACGTCGCGGGCCAAATGTATCCCGATCAGAGCCTCTATCCGGTCAACAGCGTTCCGATGCTGGTCGAGCGCATCAACAACGCGTTCGCTCGTCTCGATCAAATCGAATCGCTCGAGGGACGCGGCGGTGCGCATTGGTACCTGCCGATCGTTGCCGACGCCGAAGCCGGCTTCGGCGGACCGCTCAACGTGTTCGAGTTGATGAAGGCCATGATCAAAGCCGGCGCGGCCGGCGTTCACTTCGAAGATCAGCTCAGCTCGGAGAAAAAGTGCGGCCACCTCGGCGGCAAAGTGCTGATTCCGACACAGCAAGCGATTCGCCATCTGTTAGCCGCGCGTCTCGCAGCCGACGCACTCGACGTGCCGACGCTGATCGTCGCGCGCACCGACGCCGACGCGGCGACGCTGATCACCAGCGACGTCGATCCGGCGGATGGGCAGTTCCTCACTGGCGACCGGACCGCCGAAGGCTTCTACGTCACGCGTAAAGGTATCGAGCCGTGCATCGCACGCGGTCTGGCTTACGCGCCTTACGCGGATCTGGTGTGGATGGAAACCTCCGAGCCGAGCATCGAGCAAGCACGCCGTTTCGCCGAAGCCATCCACGCCAAGTATCCCGGGAAGCTGCTCGCGTACAACTGCTCGCCGTCGTTCAACTGGAAGAAAAAGCTCGACGAACAATCGATTGCGACGTTCCGCGAGCAGCTCGGCGCGATGGGTTACAAGTTCCAGTTCATCACGCTTGCGGGTTTCCACTCGCTCAACTACGGCTTCTTCTCACTCGCGCACGACTTCAAAGAGCGCGGCATGGCCGCATACGCGGAGTTCCAGCAAGCGGAGTTCGGCGGCGAAGCGCTCGGCTACACCGCAACGCGTCACCAGCGCGAAGTCGGCACCGGGTACTTCGACGAGGTCGCAACGATCGTGAGCGAAGGCCGCGCGTCGACGACGGCCTACAAAGGATCGACCGAAGCCGAACAGTTCTACGAGAACGGAAGCGCAAAGCGCGCGGTCGTCGCGTAG